One region of Permianibacter fluminis genomic DNA includes:
- a CDS encoding nicotinamide mononucleotide transporter family protein, with product MNEIVPAWVFDWTGSILVGVSLLYLIPKKLAYWHFSNASLLPYFILFLAGEQFMLAGLQLAYLIFGIHGYWLWHLEQRRDQQQHPFNELFWYNLGWVLTLLIFAYTAYITGFSNTWAWLQFAIVSLSLLANWATTRKWVWSWYVWLPVNLLQSVYFWHYEYLALFLLQFVLFSLSLRGLVVWRREREIHA from the coding sequence ATGAATGAGATAGTCCCGGCATGGGTCTTTGACTGGACAGGATCGATCCTCGTCGGGGTTTCATTGCTGTATCTCATACCGAAGAAACTTGCGTATTGGCATTTTTCAAATGCAAGCTTGTTGCCGTACTTCATTCTTTTCTTGGCGGGTGAGCAGTTTATGTTGGCTGGGCTTCAGTTGGCATATCTGATCTTCGGCATTCATGGCTACTGGTTATGGCATCTGGAGCAACGTCGTGACCAGCAGCAACATCCCTTTAACGAGCTGTTTTGGTACAACCTTGGTTGGGTGCTGACGCTACTAATCTTTGCCTATACGGCCTACATAACCGGTTTTTCCAATACCTGGGCCTGGTTGCAATTCGCCATCGTGTCACTGTCTTTGCTAGCAAACTGGGCAACGACCCGGAAGTGGGTGTGGAGTTGGTACGTTTGGTTGCCGGTTAATCTGTTGCAATCAGTGTACTTTTGGCACTACGAATACCTAGCATTGTTTCTGCTTCAGTTTGTACTGTTCAGCCTATCACTGCGCGGGCTTGTTGTCTGGCGTCGGGAGCGGGAGATTCATGCATAA
- a CDS encoding NUDIX hydrolase, whose amino-acid sequence MSKAISEADYLKGYDAKAFDAPLTTVDTVIFTLKDGQLQVLLVRRSDHPAQGLWAIPGGFLRLDEDRDLEQAALRILKAKTGVASPYVEQLLTVGNSKRDPRGWSVTVVYFALINSEAIELSKGGNADDVAWFPIHGESVSESLAFDHAQLLQQAVERLRAKAEYTALPVHLLPEQFTLTDLQRTFETLLGRPIDKSAFRRRINDADILEEIDGVFRGGANRPAQLYRLKDGTRQHFFPRIITSGA is encoded by the coding sequence ATGAGCAAGGCAATTAGCGAAGCCGATTACCTGAAGGGCTATGACGCCAAGGCCTTTGATGCGCCGCTGACCACGGTCGATACCGTGATCTTCACGCTCAAGGATGGCCAGCTGCAGGTTTTGCTGGTCCGTCGTAGTGACCATCCGGCCCAAGGGTTGTGGGCGATCCCTGGCGGCTTTCTGCGACTGGACGAAGACCGTGACCTGGAACAGGCAGCGCTGCGCATCCTGAAGGCCAAGACTGGGGTTGCCAGTCCCTACGTTGAGCAGTTGCTGACGGTGGGCAATAGCAAACGAGACCCGCGCGGTTGGTCGGTCACCGTCGTCTACTTTGCGTTGATCAACAGCGAAGCGATTGAACTCAGCAAGGGTGGCAACGCCGATGATGTTGCCTGGTTTCCGATACACGGCGAGTCGGTGAGTGAGTCATTGGCTTTCGATCACGCCCAGTTACTGCAACAGGCCGTCGAGCGTTTGCGGGCGAAGGCTGAGTACACAGCCTTGCCGGTGCATCTGCTGCCGGAGCAATTCACGCTGACTGATTTGCAGCGGACATTCGAAACCTTGCTTGGCCGACCCATCGATAAAAGCGCCTTCCGCCGACGCATCAATGACGCCGACATCCTGGAGGAGATCGATGGAGTGTTTCGCGGCGGCGCTAATCGACCGGCACAGCTGTATAGATTGAAAGACGGTACGCGGCAGCATTTCTTCCCGCGCATCATTACCAGCGGGGCGTGA
- a CDS encoding NAD+ synthase encodes MKILMAQCNFTVGDFSGNKQKILDLVWRHGHDHDLIVFSELCLSGYYPMDLVHQPGFLQAQEEAIEAVREATRSFGAAVVLGFIDRNHWTGKPFHNGLMVLAKGVTQLVYHKRLLPTYNIFDEARHFEPGNLPGMLMLNGYRIGFAICEDLWNDDEDGDYATMPIKLLAREKPDFIVSINASPSNLGKQAERLIRFRKLSAKYRLPLIYVNQVGGNDEIVFDGNSFVTNANGELIAQLPAFAEHTASLMLDENDELSCTVHPRCNEPSDVEFYYQQIVMGLRDYVSKCGFRGVVVGSSGGIDSAVTLALAHDALGAENVVAVTMPSRFSSEGSVTDSVALCTNLGIKLYRAPIEAQFKQAVADFTEAFGEAPSRLTQENMQARIRGRILMEYSNHHGNLVLSTGNKSEMSVGYATLYGDMNGGLNLIGDLYKMEVYALARYLNEHHGREIIPQAIIDKAPSAELFEGQKDQDSLPPYPVLDAILRLYIERDLLTEAEIAENNALVVRYADFDVNRVLRMVDAAEFKRRQAPPIIRVHRRSFGTGRRMPIAKRWTSPAETVVTQHD; translated from the coding sequence ATGAAAATTTTGATGGCCCAATGCAATTTTACGGTTGGCGATTTTTCCGGCAACAAACAGAAGATTCTCGATCTGGTCTGGCGCCATGGTCACGACCACGACCTTATTGTGTTCTCGGAACTCTGCCTATCCGGCTATTACCCAATGGACCTGGTGCACCAACCGGGATTTCTCCAGGCTCAGGAAGAGGCGATAGAAGCTGTACGTGAAGCCACTCGCTCGTTTGGGGCTGCCGTGGTGCTGGGTTTTATCGACCGTAACCATTGGACGGGCAAGCCGTTTCACAATGGCCTGATGGTACTGGCAAAAGGTGTGACACAGCTTGTCTATCACAAGAGACTGCTGCCCACCTACAACATCTTCGATGAAGCCCGTCACTTCGAACCAGGCAATTTGCCTGGCATGCTGATGCTGAATGGATATCGCATCGGCTTCGCCATTTGTGAGGATCTGTGGAATGACGATGAAGACGGTGACTACGCCACGATGCCAATCAAGTTGCTGGCTCGGGAGAAGCCTGACTTCATTGTCAGCATCAATGCGTCGCCATCGAATCTGGGCAAGCAAGCCGAACGCTTGATTCGGTTTCGTAAGCTCAGCGCCAAGTACCGGCTACCGCTGATCTATGTGAACCAAGTCGGCGGCAATGATGAGATCGTGTTTGACGGCAACAGCTTTGTGACCAATGCCAACGGAGAGCTGATTGCGCAGCTACCAGCCTTTGCTGAGCACACCGCTTCGTTGATGCTCGATGAAAACGATGAGCTGTCCTGCACGGTGCATCCGCGCTGCAACGAACCCAGCGATGTTGAGTTTTACTACCAGCAAATCGTCATGGGCTTGCGCGACTACGTGAGCAAATGCGGTTTTCGTGGCGTTGTGGTCGGTTCTAGCGGCGGCATCGATAGCGCCGTAACACTGGCCTTGGCCCATGATGCTCTCGGTGCCGAGAACGTGGTTGCGGTAACCATGCCATCCCGGTTTTCGTCTGAAGGCAGCGTTACCGACTCGGTGGCGCTCTGCACCAACCTAGGGATCAAGCTGTATCGGGCTCCCATTGAAGCGCAATTCAAGCAAGCGGTGGCCGACTTCACGGAGGCATTCGGCGAGGCGCCGTCGCGCTTAACGCAGGAAAACATGCAGGCACGCATCCGTGGCCGCATCCTGATGGAGTATTCCAACCATCACGGCAACCTGGTGCTATCAACTGGTAACAAGAGTGAGATGTCGGTTGGCTACGCCACACTGTACGGCGACATGAATGGCGGTCTGAACCTTATCGGCGATCTGTACAAAATGGAGGTATATGCGCTGGCTCGCTACCTCAACGAGCACCACGGCCGCGAAATCATCCCGCAGGCCATTATCGATAAAGCGCCGTCAGCAGAATTGTTTGAAGGCCAGAAGGATCAGGACTCGTTGCCACCCTACCCGGTGCTCGATGCCATTCTGCGGCTGTATATCGAACGCGATCTGCTGACCGAAGCGGAAATCGCTGAGAACAATGCTTTGGTTGTGCGCTACGCGGATTTCGATGTGAACCGCGTGCTGCGCATGGTCGATGCCGCTGAGTTTAAACGCCGGCAGGCGCCACCCATCATTCGCGTACATCGGCGCTCGTTCGGCACCGGTCGCCGGATGCCTATCGCCAAGCGCTGGACCAGCCCTGCTGAAACGGTGGTAACCCAACATGACTGA
- a CDS encoding ADP-ribosylglycohydrolase family protein: MEQQERFEGCLLGLACGDALGAQVEFRERGAFETPTEMLGGGPFELGPGEWTDDTSMALCLAESLLHCRGFDAVDQMNRYCNWMNYGYLSSNGSCFDIGVTTSVALRQYIATGEAFAGSTNPNSAGNGSLMRLAPVAMFWLNDLDQAITQAGLSSKTTHGAVECIEACQLYAEYLIRALKGTPKTTLFATPKYVPSSPSLQRIASGEWQHKTVEQIASSGYVVHSIEAALWCVHGTSSFEEAILTAIRLGDDTDTTAAITGQLAGALHGVSAIPERWLSRLVDRELIASKASALYDAANAMP; encoded by the coding sequence ATGGAACAACAAGAACGCTTTGAAGGCTGCTTGCTCGGATTGGCTTGCGGTGACGCACTCGGCGCTCAGGTGGAGTTTCGCGAGCGCGGCGCATTTGAAACCCCCACCGAAATGTTAGGTGGGGGTCCGTTTGAGCTCGGACCCGGTGAATGGACTGACGATACCTCCATGGCGCTTTGTCTAGCCGAAAGCTTGCTGCATTGCCGTGGCTTCGATGCCGTCGATCAGATGAATCGCTACTGCAATTGGATGAACTACGGCTACCTGAGCAGTAATGGAAGTTGCTTTGACATCGGCGTGACAACCTCGGTGGCGCTGCGGCAATACATCGCAACCGGTGAAGCGTTCGCCGGTAGCACTAATCCCAACTCGGCCGGCAACGGCAGCTTGATGCGCCTGGCACCTGTCGCAATGTTCTGGCTAAACGATTTGGATCAAGCGATTACTCAGGCAGGCCTGAGTTCAAAGACCACGCATGGTGCCGTTGAGTGCATCGAAGCCTGTCAACTATATGCTGAATACCTCATTCGAGCGCTGAAAGGAACACCGAAGACTACTCTGTTCGCTACGCCGAAATATGTACCGAGCTCACCATCGCTGCAACGCATCGCTAGTGGTGAATGGCAGCACAAAACTGTAGAGCAGATCGCCAGTTCGGGCTATGTCGTGCATTCGATCGAAGCGGCATTGTGGTGTGTTCATGGCACCAGCAGTTTCGAAGAGGCCATCCTGACAGCGATAAGGCTTGGTGATGATACCGACACAACCGCAGCTATCACTGGGCAACTGGCGGGTGCGTTGCATGGTGTATCTGCGATTCCCGAGCGTTGGCTTAGCCGACTGGTAGACCGTGAGCTAATTGCCAGCAAGGCCAGCGCCCTGTATGACGCCGCGAATGCCATGCCCTAA
- a CDS encoding isochorismatase family protein: MDHLVIDRIEQVASFDVDPQYTFTPVCPNELPVLGGDEIAAELNSQARFASVRIGSKDAHSPAAAWVADTDHPQFSPVEGRDMDIRWAAHAVPGTKGFELLEGLPKPADYDFFVWKGVELDMHPYGACYHDLADRLSTGVIEFLRAKQIRTVIVGGLATDYCVKTTVMQLCRAGFNVVVNLGACRGIAAETITAAITEMKAAGVRFVNRADELNNNGIAAA; this comes from the coding sequence ATGGACCATCTCGTTATCGACCGCATCGAACAGGTCGCCAGCTTTGATGTCGACCCGCAGTACACCTTCACGCCGGTCTGCCCGAATGAGTTGCCGGTTCTCGGCGGCGATGAGATCGCGGCCGAATTGAACTCACAGGCTCGGTTTGCCTCGGTCCGCATCGGCTCAAAAGATGCCCACTCACCGGCCGCCGCCTGGGTCGCCGATACCGATCACCCCCAGTTTTCCCCAGTTGAAGGTCGGGACATGGACATCCGCTGGGCCGCTCACGCCGTGCCGGGCACCAAGGGATTTGAATTGCTTGAAGGCTTGCCGAAACCGGCTGACTACGACTTCTTTGTCTGGAAAGGCGTTGAGTTAGACATGCACCCCTACGGTGCCTGCTACCACGACCTGGCTGACCGGCTTAGCACTGGTGTAATCGAGTTCCTAAGAGCCAAGCAGATCCGCACCGTCATCGTCGGCGGCCTCGCCACCGACTACTGTGTCAAAACGACGGTGATGCAGCTGTGCCGCGCGGGTTTCAATGTTGTGGTCAACCTCGGAGCCTGCCGCGGTATCGCCGCCGAAACTATCACAGCGGCCATTACCGAAATGAAAGCAGCTGGTGTTCGCTTTGTGAACCGTGCGGATGAATTGAACAACAACGGCATCGCTGCCGCCTAA
- a CDS encoding NADAR family protein, whose protein sequence is MNVAESMIKNLSELEDYLRLGGEVNYLFFWGHQGKGVQIGKSCLSQWYEAPFFVEEVRYPSAEHYMMAEKARLFVDEAIRAKVIEAKTPGAAKAFGREVKGFNEVLWQAQRFEIVVAANQHKFEQNAQLAEYLLATGNKVLVEASPVDRVWGIGLAEADLAARNPKQWQGLNLLGFALMVVRANLQAKSA, encoded by the coding sequence ATGAACGTGGCAGAAAGCATGATCAAAAACCTGAGCGAACTCGAAGACTATCTGCGCCTAGGTGGTGAGGTGAACTACCTATTCTTCTGGGGCCATCAAGGCAAGGGTGTTCAGATCGGCAAGTCATGTTTGAGTCAGTGGTATGAGGCGCCGTTTTTCGTGGAGGAGGTGCGGTATCCATCGGCAGAGCATTACATGATGGCCGAAAAGGCGCGATTGTTTGTTGATGAGGCGATTCGCGCAAAGGTTATTGAGGCGAAAACACCTGGTGCTGCGAAAGCATTCGGTCGCGAAGTAAAGGGATTTAACGAAGTCCTGTGGCAGGCCCAGCGCTTTGAGATTGTCGTTGCCGCCAATCAGCACAAGTTCGAACAAAATGCGCAGCTAGCTGAATACCTGCTAGCTACTGGCAACAAGGTATTGGTTGAAGCGTCGCCAGTAGATCGGGTCTGGGGCATTGGTCTTGCTGAGGCCGATTTGGCTGCACGTAACCCTAAACAATGGCAGGGTCTGAATCTACTTGGATTTGCACTGATGGTTGTTCGAGCGAACCTGCAGGCGAAGTCAGCATGA
- the pncB gene encoding nicotinate phosphoribosyltransferase: MIIESLLDTDLYKFTMMQTVLHQFPAAQVEYRFKCRNKGVDLRPLVETIQQEIDHLCTLRFQPDELDYLSKLRFLKPDFIDFLRLFQLNPRFVTITTDPEFDIVVRGPWVHTILFEIPLLAIVNEIYFRHSQPTPNYEEGRRRLNEKIGQVKALQPYDRFLFSDFGTRRRFNRDWHYEVVDKLIQELPNQLTGTSNVHLARTRGIRPIGTMAHEFLQACQALGVRLVDSQKFALEAWVKEYRGDLGIALSDVCGVDAFLRDFDLYFCKLFDGVRHDSGDPFLWGEKVLAHYQKFRIDARSKTLVFSDGLTFPRALELYQRFKDRANTGFGIGTNLTNDLGYEPLNIVIKMTECNGQPVAKLSDSPGKTMCRDETYLAYLRKVFQVGDAA, encoded by the coding sequence ATGATTATCGAATCGCTGCTTGATACCGACCTCTACAAATTCACGATGATGCAAACCGTACTGCATCAGTTTCCTGCAGCCCAAGTTGAGTACCGCTTCAAATGTCGGAACAAGGGGGTCGACTTGCGACCGCTGGTCGAAACCATACAACAAGAAATCGATCATCTCTGCACGCTGCGCTTCCAACCCGACGAACTGGATTACCTGAGCAAGCTACGTTTTCTGAAGCCGGACTTCATTGATTTCCTGCGGCTATTTCAATTGAACCCGCGCTTCGTGACCATCACTACCGATCCGGAATTCGATATCGTAGTTCGCGGTCCCTGGGTGCACACAATTCTGTTTGAGATCCCGCTGCTGGCCATCGTCAACGAGATCTATTTCCGGCACAGCCAACCAACTCCTAACTACGAGGAAGGCCGGCGCCGACTCAACGAGAAAATCGGGCAAGTCAAAGCGCTGCAACCGTACGACCGCTTTCTGTTCTCGGACTTTGGCACTCGCCGCCGCTTCAACCGTGACTGGCATTATGAGGTGGTGGACAAGCTGATCCAGGAACTACCGAATCAATTGACCGGCACCAGCAATGTGCACCTGGCGCGTACTCGCGGGATCCGACCGATTGGCACCATGGCACATGAGTTTCTACAGGCCTGCCAAGCTCTCGGGGTCCGCTTGGTCGATAGCCAAAAATTTGCGCTGGAAGCCTGGGTCAAGGAGTACCGCGGCGACCTTGGTATTGCACTAAGCGATGTTTGTGGTGTCGATGCGTTCCTGCGCGATTTCGATTTGTATTTCTGCAAGCTGTTTGATGGTGTTCGCCACGACTCTGGCGACCCCTTCCTGTGGGGGGAGAAAGTGTTAGCGCACTATCAGAAATTTCGTATCGATGCCCGTAGCAAGACCTTGGTGTTTAGCGACGGCCTGACCTTCCCGCGAGCACTAGAGCTGTATCAGCGCTTCAAAGACCGTGCCAATACCGGTTTTGGCATCGGTACCAATTTGACCAATGACTTGGGTTACGAACCACTCAACATCGTGATCAAAATGACCGAATGCAACGGCCAACCAGTCGCCAAACTGAGCGACTCACCCGGCAAAACGATGTGCCGCGACGAAACTTACCTGGCTTACCTCCGTAAGGTTTTCCAAGTAGGCGACGCTGCGTAA
- a CDS encoding AAA family ATPase: MHKHALVVGKFAPLHCGHMLLLEAARAGAKRVTVLVWSNPDFPDMRAPVRAGWVQKLFPAFEVLTPLDAPANNAPDDEHRQFVKQWLQHRGLFPDVVYSSETYGPGFAQVIGCQHVSVDVGRQRVPISGSEIRKDVHAHRSMLPATVYAHFVRRVVFLGAESTGKSTLAAHMASVMNTCFVPEYGREVWQTRNGRLVLEDYVEIAERHRQLEDEAILQANRYLFVDTNALTTLFFSYYYNGGGLPRLHALADECIARYSIAFLCGDDIPFEQDGWRDNVLWRSRLQGLVRYDLDRRGISYQSTLGTIADRAAIVRKVLSGL; the protein is encoded by the coding sequence ATGCATAAGCATGCTTTGGTAGTAGGTAAGTTTGCGCCGCTTCATTGCGGCCACATGCTACTGCTTGAGGCAGCACGTGCTGGCGCGAAGCGAGTAACTGTATTGGTCTGGTCCAACCCAGACTTCCCGGACATGCGCGCGCCGGTAAGGGCTGGCTGGGTTCAGAAGTTATTCCCGGCTTTTGAAGTCCTGACACCATTGGATGCTCCCGCAAACAATGCTCCGGATGATGAGCACCGTCAATTTGTAAAACAGTGGTTGCAGCATCGCGGATTGTTCCCTGACGTGGTCTACAGCAGTGAGACCTACGGGCCTGGATTTGCACAGGTTATTGGATGCCAGCATGTATCGGTGGATGTTGGGCGCCAGCGGGTGCCCATTTCCGGTAGTGAGATTCGTAAGGATGTCCATGCTCACCGTAGCATGCTACCGGCCACTGTTTATGCACACTTTGTTCGAAGAGTGGTATTTCTAGGTGCGGAGTCAACCGGCAAATCAACGTTAGCTGCGCACATGGCTTCCGTAATGAATACGTGTTTTGTGCCGGAGTATGGGCGTGAGGTCTGGCAGACCCGAAATGGGCGGCTCGTGCTCGAAGACTATGTTGAGATTGCGGAGCGGCATCGCCAACTGGAGGATGAGGCAATCCTGCAAGCTAACCGATACCTTTTCGTTGATACCAATGCGCTGACAACGTTGTTCTTTAGCTATTACTACAACGGTGGTGGGCTACCGCGGCTGCATGCCTTGGCCGATGAGTGCATTGCACGCTATTCCATTGCATTCTTGTGCGGGGACGACATTCCGTTCGAGCAGGATGGCTGGCGCGACAATGTGCTCTGGCGCAGCCGCCTGCAAGGCTTGGTGCGTTACGATCTGGACCGTCGAGGCATTTCCTATCAATCGACTCTAGGCACGATTGCAGATCGAGCGGCCATAGTCCGCAAGGTATTGAGCGGGTTGTAA